Genomic segment of Brachyhypopomus gauderio isolate BG-103 chromosome 10, BGAUD_0.2, whole genome shotgun sequence:
GTCAGCATCGTTAGCCACGTTTGTTCTTTGTCTTGCAGTAAAACATCAGATTTATTCAGATTAACAATTACAAATATGTCACAAACACTCAATTGACAGGCAGCTCGGCTAACTAGCTAACCAGACCTGTCGGTTCTACGAGAACAAGTGCACACTCTTTTGACGCATTTCCGCTATTTTGTTTCAACCAAATAAATCCTTTGTTTTTTTCGTCAACAACGAAACAAAACATTAAGTGATTCCTTTATTTGTGAACGATTAAAAGTGGCTTTAGTTCACTTGACTAAATTATTGATATTTTGGTAATAGTACGTCGTCTCAATTCACGTCATTGTTATGCGACCGGTTGGTTGCCTTGGCCTGTAGGGGGCGTGCTTTAACATTTCATTTATTATCAAGTAGTTACAGAAAAGCAATCTTTGTTTTGTCTGGTTcaaaataattataaatgttCCCCTGAAACACTTTTGAAAAACACTTATGACGAGTCTGAAGTTTTCAAGAGACAAAACAATgtgaaaatacatttatttacacCTCTTATATAGCTCTTGTATGGTTTACTTTTaatgaataaacaaacaaacaaaaaaataagtaGATCATATAAATTAGCAGTATAAAAATCCCCAGATACCACATTAATAACTTTCATATTGATACACCATAAAttaaatcacataaaacaactAGCTCTCTGAACCACTACCCCTAAACACATTAAAGTTGTCACATGAATTAATCCAAAGCaaatttctttttattttaattttaaggAATTAAGTGCTGAAAGTATTGGAGAAAGTGTCAGTTACCCATGTCTATGAGATGATCAATATGCATCTGCTCATTATTGTCTCTCCATCCAATTCATACATCTCCACCTACCAACAGAATCCCATCACAGCTGTGCAATGGTGGTTCATGGTGACTGCACCCCTAACTGGGAAAGTAGATCCCCCTTCCCACCAGCTGCTGTGGGGCGTTCATGTGGGCGGAGACTGTAGTGGCCACGGGCTTGGTGAAGGTTGGTGCGTGATGCTCGAGAAAAGCAGGAAGGTAGAGTTCGAGATCTGCAGTCATAGGAGTGATCCTTCAAAGGGAAAGACTGAATATTAAACCAGAGAGATTATGCATTAAAGCAACATCACAGAAAAATGTCCAAACAGCTATTAAAAATTTTATTAATATCCTACATAGGGTTTTTGCCATTTGTAAGTTTTTATTTAGCAAACTAGATTAGCAAACATTACATTTTCTCACACTCAGTTGGGTACAGTTTATCTTTGTTGGAAATAAGTCTCTTTCCACATTTTTATGTTTCTTACCTCCAGAGTTATAGGACCATGGCCCTTGTCTCTAGTAAGTGGTATTTTTTTGCTCTGGGATTGTGTCTGGACAGGGCCTGGTTCATCTTTCTGTTCCTGTTTTATAAATCTGCGATTAACAATTTTGGTCACACTGTCACTCCTGACCAGCTGAACGGTGGGAATACGAGAAGGAGGCCCTTCTGTTTTCCTCGGTTTTGATTGACCAACACGATTCCTGCGCACCGCCGATGCTTTCTCCCCTCCGGGCTTAGGTTTCTCACCCCGGCCACACACACTGCGAAAAAAACCCTGAACCAGTCCATATTTGTGGATGCCCGCGGTCTTGTGTCCGGCAGGCTTTTCGCCATTTCCCCCTGATGCTGAGCTGGGGCTGGTGGAGTTGGAGTGAACCCAGACTGAAGAACCAGAGCTGCACTGGGCCTCAGGGCACAAGCCATGATCCTTAGGGACCTCCAATCTGGAAATATTGGTtaaagatgaggaggaggaggaggaggaggaggaagaggaggacaagGTAGATGAAGCAAAAGAGCTAGAAGAATTTGAAGTCAAAGATGTTGAGGGGAAAGGGAAAGAGGCAGAGTATGTCTGCTGTAATTTGGGTGGAACAGTAGAAGGACAAGGTCTTTCTGATAGCCCAGGAATCTTGTCCAGGGAAGTCAGAACCTGTGGGTGGTGACCAGATACAAATGAGATGACCCCTGGTGACCAGTGTTTCCCCGCATGCAGGTTTTGAGAGTCCTCAGTTTGGAGCGCTACACTGTTAACCTGTGGCAGGGCATGAGTCTGGGTTCCTGTGCTGATCATGTCTGCAATATGTCTTCCTgtgtttctccctctccttccatctaGACGCTTGGGGTAGGAAGACTGAAGCACATTTGCTGTTATTTCCTTCATGTCATCACTCAGGTTGGCTGAGACCTCCAATCCACTGAAGGGCAAGCAAGATGAAATTGAACTACCAAGGGGCTGGAAACCAGAAGAAGAAGAGCTGGATCTAACGACAGTGCTACGATTACACTCTGTCACATGCTGGCACTCAAAAGGCAGAGTACCCTTCCAGCTGTCATGGTCAGAAGAAGAATTTCCATTTATGTGTTCATCTGGAGAATGGGAGCAGCGTGGTTCTTGCTTCTCTGTGGGCTTCACACACTTATCCACATATATTGTCTCAGCATAAAGGTGGATTCTACGTGCAGATGGTGGGCTGTAGTAGATCCTTAGGCTGGTTCGCTCTGGAGCTGTGTGGCTTTTTTGAGACGTCTCCTTTTTTAGGCTAAGGCTGGGAAAACTGTTTGACATGATGGGGCAGTCCCAGGTCTTACATGGATGTTCTCTGTCTATAAGAGCTGCTTCTTGAGTGAGGTATAACCAGTTCttgttgtgtttctgtgtcAAATGATCAGCTTTAGGATCCATCCTGTGAAGGAAGCCATTTCTGTTGGCATGAAAGATGCAACATTTTAGTCAGGCTCATATGTGTAACTTAACTGATGTAGATTGAGTTACAATGCTTGTGTGCAGCATATGACAGTGAAACTAACCTCATAATTTCTCCTCCCATCTGAGGCGTCCTAAATCCATAAGACTGAAAACATATAGCAATGCATTTTAAGTCACAATATTTTGTGTGCTTATAAGTCATAATGTCATAATGTTAATGATGCCTTATTGTGCATTGGTCTATCCTCTGTGAACATCAAAACACCTTAATTTGCCTGCTAGGATCTTTCTTAGCTGTATATTGTCTGTGTCCTCTGACTGAACCCTCTCTGAATCAGATGTCCTGTTTTCAACTGATATTTCACCATACCCTACTGCCCAAAGTCCCAACAGGGCATTAGCCTAAATTCTAgtctcacacatactcacaggCTACCTCTGCTCACTAACCCCATTTTGCCTGAGTGACGGTTTGAATCAGAATAATCACTATGCAATATGGTGTTTACACATAATATTCAATGGAGTCTAAGTACTAAATACCAGTTGTTCAGTaatagctatatatatatatatatatatatatatatatatatatatatatatatatatatatatatatatatatatatatatatatatatatatatatatacagtatatatagcaCTCTCTGCATCTACTCTTAGCTCTTGGTATTGCTTAACTTGTGCAAATCCTGACAGGCTTGGTTCAGGTGTTTTAGAAACTCCTGCCTCTGACACACCAGTTACTCTCACACACCTTCAGCCGCTGTGACACATTCATTATAGCGACATAAGACTCAGCTAAACGCTGCTGAAGCTTCTCAACCTGGGCCTTTCGCAATGCCATCTGTAGGTCTGGAGAACCCTCTGGTCCCACACATTCAGATGTACTCTCCAGCTGggtacacacacaagactgaATTAGTCCTGAAGTGAATAGTTTTGATCACAATAATTAGTATGGTGTTACATTTAAACCTCaaacgacaaaaaaaaaaaaaaaaaaaaaacagcatggCATTTGAATCCTGCAAGATTTCACCACTTGAATCTTGTAAGCTTTTTCAATTGGATCAGTCTGATATTCCCAATGCTGCCGACAATTTTGACTGTGTAGCAAGAGCATTTTTTTTCAAGAGTTTCAAGTTACCACTGTTATAAATTTCCTTTTTTATTTCCTGTGCCTTGTGTTTGTGCATTGTGGCCATTGGCGATAATGCCAATAAATCACTGATTGGCTCAACTAATTGGCTGGAGAAAGAAGTCCCAGTGGAGTAATCCCAGTCTGGAGTAATCCCAGTCTGGAGTAATCCCAGTCTGGAGTAATCCCAGTCTGAATCCAAGTAAACTGTGAAACTTAGACATGGAGGCCTGCAAGATTCTGAatgtgtttttctttgccaAGTTATAATAGAATCAAGTATGTGGTTCCTCACCGTGCCAATAAGGCATTTGAGCTCTGTACACTCCACTGTCCATGCTGCTTTAGCTTGGGCAAACTGCTGTGCAATGTGCTGGCCGGCTAGATACTCCTCCTGCAGCTCAGAACCCAGATCCTCCAGTGCTGCCTTCAGATCTGAGAGAAGATCCCTACAACCCTAGCCAGATGAGGTGAGTGGGAGCAGGGACAGATGGTTTATCGAAAGCTTTACTTTACGTACTGGCACATTTATCACATGACTTTACATATTGGTACATTATGGAACTTGtagtttttttccccccattttTGCACTACAGTGTAAACACACATTTCGCAATCCCACCAAACATATGTATATGGCGGGGTAATGTTGGTCCTGTTCTCAATCATACCTGCCTGTGGCATTTTTCATGAATTTTGCAGGACCTGTGTAAGTTTGCCTCTATTTGACAATAAAGATCCTTCTGGAAGTCCATCTTAAAGCAAAAGAGCAGACAATCATTACAGCCTAAAATGGTCATCAGCATTTAAAGGTGTTTTggttttcatccacatctctATTGTGAGATAGACAATTTCTTCTTTAACGTAGCATTGGAAGAAAAGTATCAGTGGCTACATTACCTCAAACAGACATCCTGCGTTAGGTCTCTTCCCCTGGCGCCATTGCTGGAGAAAGCAACGTAGCTGAAGTGTCATCAGCGCAAGACTGTCCTGGTTGCAGTTTTGTTCCCAAGTTTGGCTTGAAATGTGGACCATTTCCTCAACGGGACATTGCTGTGCGACGTGTTCCTCAGTATGCAGCATGGGGTCTATATGTGTGCCTTCAGCTTCTGAATTCACGTTTCCTGATTCGTGGACAGTGAGTGCCGGCTTCACCAAAGTCTCCACCTTTGCAACAAGAGAATCTAACTGCTCCTGTAGCACTTGCAGTCCAAAAGTCAGAGTCTTGCACGGTGCATCAACCTTGCAGAGGTGAGGGGAGTTATAGACAGAGGTTGGTGAGAGCCCATTTTTTGCTGGGGCTGTTAGGACCTCAATTGTTGATTTAACAAGAATAGTCTGGTCACGGATTGCAATGAGGGCTTCTTGGTCTTTTAGACTGAGATTGCACTTCTCCTCACACAGGACCATCCTTTCACATTCTGGACTCTCAGCAGACCTCGGCCGACCTTCAAATGTTTCCCTCTTCCCTCCTGTCATCCCCTCTCTCATGATCCGATCTAGTAAGCAGCTCTCCGATCTTGCATCCTCCAACTGTTCGTGACCTCCGTGTCTGTCTTCAAAACCAGGATGTTCACTCTTTGCTCCTTCTTTAacctcctctccttcctccatgcagagagagacaggcaaacAACCCCCTGCAGCCTCCATCAGCTCATCCCCATCCTCTTGACTTCCTCCAGCTCTCTCCCGCAACTCGCTCATCTCCGCCCGCAGACCCCGGTTCTCCACCTCCAGCTCCACAATACGGCGGCTCAGCAGCGTGGCCTCCTCTTCTACCAGACGCAGGTGAACTTTGACCTCTGCTTCACGGGCGTGGGCGGAGCTAGTGGTGCCTGCTGCAGCTTGGGACGCGTCCACGTCACCATAGAGCAGTCTGTACCTGTCCAGCTCCTCCCGCATGCTCTCACACTCCATAGCTGTGTTTGTGAGTTTCTTGCACATGAGGGCTGACTCTTCTTTAGCAAAATGGAGCTGGCATTTCAGATCTGCACTGTCATCCTACCAAACAGAAATGTATCTAATGTGAATTGATCACATTAAAGTTAAATGTGCACATTAAATGTACAAGGAAACAGTTGAAGGAATTGAGCTACCAAAAAGTTAGACTGTATTGCAAACCAAATATAGAATGGAGATTGAAAAAAACATGACATGGATTTTATTTACCAGTAAAGATAGCTTCTTTTCACTCTTGCTGGCAGTTGATCTCAAACTTCTTCTCCTGAGAGAATTCTGTGGATATACCAGTGGTGTGTTTGAAATTAAGAGCTTATTTATTGACCCActcattttttaaattcctttCTTTTCAATCCCATAATACATTTTAGTTGAATTGGTTCTGAACACACTACATTAGTTACTACATTAGTTACTACATTGGTTACTACATTGGTTACTACATTAGTTACTACATTAGTTACTACATTGGTTACTACATTGGTTACTACATTAGTTACTACATTGGTTACTACATTGGTTACTACATTAGTTACTACATTGGTTACTACATTGGTTACTACATTAGTTACTACATTAGTTACTACATTGGTTACTACATTAGTTACTACATTAGTTACTACATTAGTTACTACATTGGTTACTACATTGGTTACTACATTAGTTACTACATTAGTTACTACATTGGTTACTACATTAGTTACTACATTGGTTACTACATTGGTTACTACATTAGTTACTACATTAGTTACTACATTGGTTACTACATTAGTTACTACATTAGTTACTACATTGGTTACTACATTAGTTACTACATTAGTTACTACATTGGTTACTACATTAGTTACTACATTAGTTACTACATTAGTTACTACATTGGTTACATACAATTCAGGCATATTGTGCTAATCATACTCTTGCAGTCAGCTTTCAAGCCCTCAAAACTCTCAAGCCATGGATACATTACTACAGACCAAACACGCATGTCACTCACAGTATGAGAAGAATGTTAGCTAGCGTCAGTCTCTCTGTCTACTTCTGTGGCAACCCATCAGGCATTAAGAGTGACATTATAAAAATACCATCAATGATCTAAACTCAACTCAACTTGTATATATACAACTTGTATATAACTTGTATATATACAAAGCAGTGCAAATCCTCCTATATTCATTCAGTACTcattttcaaaataaattgaTTCCGCAAGCACCAGTTTAGTGGCAGCTATTAGAGCAGCTGACCACAAACCAAATTGGTTTTTATTTAGGGGCTGGTTGTGAGACTACTCAATGAATCTTAAATGGCCTATAGACATGTTTTCATCTAGCGGGTGGCTTTTATTGATTATGTCTCAGGTTTAGGCATTGATAATCTGGTTGTCTGTGATTTGCCCTGCTGGTGAGGATCAGATTGGAGCAGCAGCTGTTTGAGATGAGTAGCCTAAGCTGAACTGTTACTAAGTGCTGAATCCTGGATTAAACTCGTGCTGCAAGGCAACACTATCCTTAAAGAGTCCCTGGCATCTTCAGCCAATCAGGAGGTGAGGAATTAACAAAGCTAATCTTTGTTGGATGGCCAGTTCTTTTAGACGAAACCATAGTGGCATCGCGATGAGGACAAATTCAGATATGGTTcagtgttttacatttttcagtaGCTATATGCAGTAACTAAGTCCAAAGCATAATCTACATTAAGTCACATGCTAACTAACATTAACTAACAGAAAAGAGcctttctttgtttctttgtttatttatagTTGTTGCGTGGCTCTGTCACCCTCTCCCGGTCTTCCTATTTtcactccttttctctctctccattcctctctctctccctctctttatctTACTCATCACCAAACTCTTTCCCTGCACCCACAAAGGGAATAACAGCTGTGCCTCGATTCCTCCCCCTCACATCTCATAATACGCTGCCTGGCCAAAGTGTCAGCTGTCGGTCACGCCCATCACAACCGTAGCCGGGGTCAAGGGCTCCTTAATCCACCAGGAGGAGGAGGTTGGGTTGCTGAAGGACACGAGAGCACAAACTGTAGAGGGCAAAGTCAGTGGTCTGTGTAAAATGCTTTCCAAATCAGGTCAGTGTGGAGAAAGCCGTTCCGTACCTCTCTGGGTTTGTCTAGCTCTGCCTGCAGGACCTGTCTGGCCACCTCCAGCTGCTGGAGCTGCTCACGCAGACCCTCGTTCTCCCACTCCAGCCGAGTGCTCTTCttctgcaccaccaccagctcgCCGTGTAGGCGGAAGGACACGCTTTTTGCCACCTGAAAAAGCAGTGGTTTGGTAGAATCAATGCAATGCCTAACGTCCCTGAGCACTAAGTGGAAAGAACAGTGATTACAGGTGTTCTATCCACTCCACAGGCTGCTCAAAAGTTCTTCATATTCTTGGGTTATTATAATATGACCTGAGAGGGattcatttttttattataatttatttatttagaaataaataacattttactATTTAGAAATTGTACAGCATTTCCAAAAGTACATTTGCACTACGAGGATCTCAAACGGCATTATCCAGGATAAGATTTCAAAGTGTGACTTCCATGATTTTCAGCACAAGGTTCTGTCTGTTCTTTTACTGGACGTGGGCTTAAGTACAGACAATTAAGAGGAGAATTAAGCAGAGTGCGTGGCCTGTATCTCCTTCCATCTAAAGAACAATGCTGCATTCCTTTACGTTTCTGTATATTTAGAGAAAGATTAGTGAACGCAAGAGTAAGTGATGTGAACAGGTTCAAGCTGGCAGAATCACCTTGGTAGAGGCTGAATGGAGAGGAACTCGGAAGAGTACTAAATAAGTACTAAATAAGTACTAAATAAGtactaaataaggaaaacacacagacatgtataTACTGTCTCAGTTTATGTAAAAAAGACTCAGAGTATCCATTTCTTCCACATGCCTCCAAAATAGACCATCAGCATGGCTACAGTGAACACAGACAGCTGCCACGAGACTTCCCCCACTGAAGCTGCTGGCCACAAtccttgacacacacacacacacacacacacacacacacacacacacacacacacacacacacacacacacacacacatatatgtatatacagatTAGAATTTATGAAATTGCATAACTAATTTCCTATCACAATCCAGAATTCTGTTTACTTAGAAAGAAAACAGATTTATAAAGTCATGGGTTTAAGCTCACCAAGAATAAACAAAGTAAGAGTAAATGGCATTTTTGCATGGCAGTATTCCTCCTGGAGGGAAGTGCACACTGATGTGCTTTGCCCCTGCTGTGATTGGCTTTTAATGACTATAACGTTCCTGCACACTGCACTGCCTTCCTCATGACTGGCTGATGAGTTTAAACCAAAAAATGCTTGTGTTGAGAGTGGTCTGCCCAAAGCTAGCAGCTGGCAAGCACACCGCTCAGGATTTTACCGTAAATGAGAACTGGAGTGGCTCCAGAACCCAGCCTCTCACTatacacacaaccatacacacaaCCTCAAGCACATCTGTATGAACTCAAGTTCCCACTCCAGTCTGTGCTATGAAATGCTGTCCCAGTCAGTAATGAGTAAAGGTTTTAGTGCTGCAGGACCATAAAGGTTCAAGATTGCACAACAAAATAAGAGAGCAGGCTGAATCACAGAGTTGATTCATATGTTGTGTCTTGCACTGTAACACTTAATCGGTCCACGGTTGTGAAATCTTAGCACGCATTCTGAAAGATTGAGATATATGGATAAATGGCATCCATCACAGTGTTTTTCATTATACACAGCAATGTTAGAGGCAGTCACTCATAAAATCGCCATTTACCAGGAGGAAAAACGTGGGCGTGACTTCATTTCACACTGTAATTTCACATTCATGAGCTG
This window contains:
- the LOC143524990 gene encoding microtubule cross-linking factor 2 isoform X1; the protein is MHGGDGTSKAHRHAWHVTSQKTFGSAQKMMNEMSSQTKNKDAHSKSACKRGPSSAAATRHTVSGGKEVKAERVKRADIALRSTTGSLKNRNTFSVPRKLPEVSHSSTDCSGVKLSSTDSSSETYDSTWEENKTADVAQNIDFTEESNEESDRENTKSSREKGPDITDEFNFPSPVDNTTRTAGLGFEETCSSPGDGQYLLSFGDVGLGSHRLHKDLLREIDDLRSENEYLKDEVEELRFEMLEMRDLYMEEDACQLQDLRQQLDQANKTCRILQYRLRKAKRRSLRVAQTGQVDGELVRSLEHDIRVAKSVSFRLHGELVVVQKKSTRLEWENEGLREQLQQLEVARQVLQAELDKPRENSLRRRSLRSTASKSEKKLSLLDDSADLKCQLHFAKEESALMCKKLTNTAMECESMREELDRYRLLYGDVDASQAAAGTTSSAHAREAEVKVHLRLVEEEATLLSRRIVELEVENRGLRAEMSELRERAGGSQEDGDELMEAAGGCLPVSLCMEEGEEVKEGAKSEHPGFEDRHGGHEQLEDARSESCLLDRIMREGMTGGKRETFEGRPRSAESPECERMVLCEEKCNLSLKDQEALIAIRDQTILVKSTIEVLTAPAKNGLSPTSVYNSPHLCKVDAPCKTLTFGLQVLQEQLDSLVAKVETLVKPALTVHESGNVNSEAEGTHIDPMLHTEEHVAQQCPVEEMVHISSQTWEQNCNQDSLALMTLQLRCFLQQWRQGKRPNAGCLFEMDFQKDLYCQIEANLHRSCKIHEKCHRQGCRDLLSDLKAALEDLGSELQEEYLAGQHIAQQFAQAKAAWTVECTELKCLIGTLESTSECVGPEGSPDLQMALRKAQVEKLQQRLAESYVAIMNVSQRLKSYGFRTPQMGGEIMRNGFLHRMDPKADHLTQKHNKNWLYLTQEAALIDREHPCKTWDCPIMSNSFPSLSLKKETSQKSHTAPERTSLRIYYSPPSARRIHLYAETIYVDKCVKPTEKQEPRCSHSPDEHINGNSSSDHDSWKGTLPFECQHVTECNRSTVVRSSSSSSGFQPLGSSISSCLPFSGLEVSANLSDDMKEITANVLQSSYPKRLDGRRGRNTGRHIADMISTGTQTHALPQVNSVALQTEDSQNLHAGKHWSPGVISFVSGHHPQVLTSLDKIPGLSERPCPSTVPPKLQQTYSASFPFPSTSLTSNSSSSFASSTLSSSSSSSSSSSSSLTNISRLEVPKDHGLCPEAQCSSGSSVWVHSNSTSPSSASGGNGEKPAGHKTAGIHKYGLVQGFFRSVCGRGEKPKPGGEKASAVRRNRVGQSKPRKTEGPPSRIPTVQLVRSDSVTKIVNRRFIKQEQKDEPGPVQTQSQSKKIPLTRDKGHGPITLESFPLKDHSYDCRSRTLPSCFSRASRTNLHQARGHYSLRPHERPTAAGGKGDLLSQLGVQSP
- the LOC143524990 gene encoding microtubule cross-linking factor 2 isoform X2, giving the protein MHGGDGTSKAHRHAWHVTSQKTFGSAQKMMNEMSSQTKNKDAHSKSACKRGPSSAAATRHTVSGGKEVKAERVKRADIALRSTTGSLKNRNTFSVPRKLPEVSHSSTDCSGVKLSSTDSSSETYDSTWEENKTADVAQNIDFTEESNEESDRENTKSSREKGPDITDEFNFPSPVDNTTRTAGLGFEETCSSPGDGQYLLSFGDVGLGSHRLHKDLLREIDDLRSENEYLKDEVEELRFEMLEMRDLYMEEDACQLQDLRQQLDQANKTCRILQYRLRKAKRRSLRVAQTGQVDGELVRSLEHDIRVAKSVSFRLHGELVVVQKKSTRLEWENEGLREQLQQLEVARQVLQAELDKPRENSLRRRSLRSTASKSEKKLSLLDDSADLKCQLHFAKEESALMCKKLTNTAMECESMREELDRYRLLYGDVDASQAAAGTTSSAHAREAEVKVHLRLVEEEATLLSRRIVELEVENRGLRAEMSELRERAGGSQEDGDELMEAAGGCLPVSLCMEEGEEVKEGAKSEHPGFEDRHGGHEQLEDARSESCLLDRIMREGMTGGKRETFEGRPRSAESPECERMVLCEEKCNLSLKDQEALIAIRDQTILVKSTIEVLTAPAKNGLSPTSVYNSPHLCKVDAPCKTLTFGLQVLQEQLDSLVAKVETLVKPALTVHESGNVNSEAEGTHIDPMLHTEEHVAQQCPVEEMVHISSQTWEQNCNQDSLALMTLQLRCFLQQWRQGKRPNAGCLFEMDFQKDLYCQIEANLHRSCKIHEKCHRQGCRDLLSDLKAALEDLGSELQEEYLAGQHIAQQFAQAKAAWTVECTELKCLIGTLESTSECVGPEGSPDLQMALRKAQVEKLQQRLAESYVAIMNVSQRLKSYGFRTPQMGGEIMRNGFLHRMDPKADHLTQKHNKNWLYLTQEAALIDREHPCKTWDCPIMSNSFPSLSLKKETSQKSHTAPERTSLRIYYSPPSARRIHLYAETIYVDKCVKPTEKQEPRCSHSPDEHINGNSSSDHDSWKGTLPFECQHVTECNRSTVVRSSSSSSGFQPLGSSISSCLPFSGLEVSANLSDDMKEITANVLQSSYPKRLDGRRGRNTGRHIADMISTGTQTHALPQVNSVALQTEDSQNLHAGKHWSPGVISFVSGHHPQVLTSLDKIPGLSERPCPSTVPPKLQQTYSASFPFPSTSLTSNSSSSFASSTLSSSSSSSSSSSSSLTNISRLEVPKDHGLCPEAQCSSGSSVWVHSNSTSPSSASGGNGEKPAGHKTAGIHKYGLVQGFFRSVCGRGEKPKPGGEKASAVRRNRVGQSKPRKTEGPPSRIPTVQLVRSDSVTKIVNRRFIKQEQKDEPGPVQTQSQSKKIPLTRDKGHGPITLEDHSYDCRSRTLPSCFSRASRTNLHQARGHYSLRPHERPTAAGGKGDLLSQLGVQSP